The bacterium genome has a window encoding:
- a CDS encoding response regulator, producing the protein MNYSVSSLKTLLIVDSHLLEVQSLNNILEKSHYKVLATSDAATSWRTIQKDSPDICLIVISSLESLNLILNIRRHYTPEQLPIIVIGNKNEEESLIETLDHGANDYIVKPYNKKSVLKKIYNLICIKELTAQHIQLKNRLENILENSPS; encoded by the coding sequence ATGAATTATTCAGTATCTTCTTTAAAAACGTTACTAATTGTAGATTCTCATCTTTTGGAAGTTCAGAGTTTGAACAATATTTTAGAAAAAAGTCATTATAAAGTTTTAGCCACGAGTGATGCCGCCACCTCGTGGAGAACCATTCAAAAAGATTCGCCCGATATTTGCTTAATTGTAATTTCAAGTCTTGAAAGCCTTAATTTAATTCTTAACATACGCAGGCATTATACTCCCGAACAATTGCCCATAATTGTTATTGGAAACAAAAACGAGGAGGAATCTTTAATTGAAACTTTAGACCATGGGGCCAACGATTATATTGTAAAACCCTACAATAAAAAAAGTGTGCTCAAAAAAATCTATAACTTAATTTGTATTAAAGAACTCACGGCCCAACATATTCAGCTTAAAAACAGGCTTGAAAACATTCTGGAAAATTCCCCTTCATAA